The Corynebacterium tuberculostearicum genome window below encodes:
- a CDS encoding O-acetylhomoserine/O-acetylserine sulfhydrylase produces the protein MTTKYDNSNSDWSFATRSLHAGQNLDGSTNARNVPIYQTTSYVFNDAEHAANRFNLSDAGPIYTRLTNPTQDALEERLAALEGGVAAVAFASGQAAETAAILNLASAGDHIVTSPRLYGGTSTLFTVTLKRLGIDVTLVEDPDDPQSWQDAVQPNTKAFYGETFGNPVADVLDIPAIAEVAHNNQVPLIVDNTIATAALARPLDLGADIVVVSTTKFYTGNGSAIGGAIIDGGSFDWTVTRNGEPVFPYFVTPDEAYHGLKYADLGAPAFALKARAGLLRDTGAAISPFNAWLTLNGIETVGLRVEKHNANAQAVAEYLEGHAKVTKVNYAGLDSSPYKATKEKLGYAYTGSVLSFDIDGGREEAWAFIDALKLHSNLANIGDTRSLAVHPATTTHSQSDEPALAAAGITQSTIRLSVGIEHIDDIIADLELGFNALA, from the coding sequence ATGACGACGAAATACGATAACTCCAATTCCGACTGGTCCTTCGCTACCCGCTCCCTCCACGCCGGCCAGAACCTGGACGGCTCCACCAACGCCCGCAACGTGCCGATTTACCAGACCACCTCCTACGTCTTTAACGACGCCGAGCACGCGGCCAACCGCTTCAATCTTTCCGACGCCGGCCCCATCTACACCCGCCTGACCAACCCCACCCAGGACGCGCTGGAAGAGCGCCTCGCTGCCCTCGAGGGCGGCGTCGCGGCCGTCGCCTTCGCTTCGGGCCAGGCCGCCGAAACCGCGGCGATTTTGAACCTCGCCTCGGCCGGCGACCACATCGTGACCTCCCCGCGCCTCTACGGCGGTACCTCCACCCTCTTTACCGTCACGCTCAAGCGCCTAGGCATCGACGTCACCCTCGTCGAGGACCCGGATGACCCGCAATCCTGGCAGGATGCCGTCCAGCCGAATACCAAGGCCTTCTACGGCGAGACCTTCGGCAACCCCGTGGCCGATGTCCTCGATATCCCGGCCATCGCCGAGGTCGCCCACAATAACCAGGTTCCGCTCATCGTGGACAACACCATCGCCACCGCCGCCCTCGCCCGGCCGCTGGACCTCGGCGCGGACATCGTCGTGGTTTCCACCACCAAGTTCTACACCGGCAATGGCTCGGCCATCGGCGGCGCGATTATCGACGGCGGCTCCTTCGACTGGACCGTCACCCGTAACGGCGAGCCCGTCTTCCCTTACTTCGTCACTCCAGATGAGGCCTACCACGGCCTGAAGTACGCCGACCTTGGCGCCCCAGCCTTCGCGCTCAAGGCCCGCGCCGGCCTGCTGCGCGATACCGGCGCCGCCATCTCCCCCTTCAACGCCTGGCTGACGCTGAATGGAATCGAGACGGTGGGGCTGCGCGTCGAAAAGCACAATGCCAACGCCCAGGCCGTTGCCGAGTACCTAGAAGGCCACGCCAAGGTCACCAAGGTCAACTACGCCGGCCTGGATTCCTCGCCGTATAAGGCCACCAAGGAAAAGCTCGGCTACGCCTACACCGGCTCCGTGCTCTCCTTCGACATCGACGGCGGCCGCGAGGAAGCCTGGGCGTTTATCGACGCCCTCAAGCTCCACTCCAACCTCGCCAATATCGGCGACACCCGCTCCCTGGCCGTGCACCCAGCGACCACCACGCACTCCCAGTCCGACGAGCCTGCGCTTGCCGCGGCCGGCATCACCCAGTCCACCATCCGTCTGTCCGTGGGCATCGAGCACATCGATGACATCATCGCGGACCTCGAGCTGGGCTTTAACGCGCTGGCATGA
- the pdxR gene encoding MocR-like pyridoxine biosynthesis transcription factor PdxR: protein MPLRLDPSDTRPLPVQIAAALRAQVAAGVLLPGERVPSTRHLASQLGISRGSVVTAYDQLTAEGYLTAEVGSGTVINPLLPHARAPRPEPAPAPAAEPELVSLTPGLPDTAGILTPEWRAAWRAAAVDPSGDLPREVAAHLRHMRGLTVDPACVLITAGARDGLSVLLRSLGRQLRVGVESPGYPSLRRVPHALGHTLVEIPTGPKGVTVPTAPLDALIVTPSHQYPYGGSLPAARRAELVEWARTHDALLIEDDFDSELRYVGQPLPALAALAPEHTVLLGTFSSVISPSIACGYLVVPPRLRPAVDHVREVFGQPVGSIPQAALAHYLASGALRRHTGRMRRTYKRRRNLVAETLGTIDGAQLLPIHGGLHAVLLCDPAVVPRAAARGIKLTPLRDYWGGADAEDGVVLGFGHLSDTELRTSLTAVAAALQE from the coding sequence GTGCCCCTTCGCCTCGATCCTTCTGATACGCGGCCGCTGCCCGTGCAAATCGCCGCTGCCTTGCGCGCCCAGGTTGCCGCCGGCGTCCTCCTGCCCGGCGAACGCGTTCCCTCGACCCGCCACTTGGCTTCACAGCTCGGCATTTCCCGAGGCAGCGTGGTCACCGCCTACGACCAACTCACGGCCGAGGGCTACCTCACCGCCGAGGTTGGCTCCGGCACCGTCATCAACCCGCTGCTCCCCCACGCGCGTGCCCCACGGCCGGAGCCAGCCCCCGCACCGGCCGCCGAGCCCGAACTGGTGTCGCTGACCCCCGGCCTGCCCGACACCGCCGGCATCCTCACCCCTGAATGGAGGGCCGCATGGCGTGCAGCGGCCGTCGACCCCTCCGGCGATCTGCCCCGCGAGGTCGCAGCACACCTGCGCCACATGCGCGGGCTCACCGTGGACCCGGCCTGCGTGCTGATCACGGCCGGCGCCCGCGACGGCCTCTCCGTGCTCCTGCGCTCCCTCGGCCGCCAGCTGCGCGTAGGCGTGGAATCCCCCGGCTACCCCAGCCTGCGCCGCGTGCCCCACGCCCTCGGCCATACCTTGGTGGAAATCCCCACCGGCCCCAAAGGCGTCACCGTCCCCACGGCTCCTCTCGACGCCCTCATCGTCACCCCTAGCCACCAATACCCCTACGGCGGCTCGCTGCCCGCAGCCCGGCGCGCCGAACTCGTCGAATGGGCCCGCACACACGACGCCCTGCTTATCGAGGATGACTTCGACTCCGAACTGCGCTACGTCGGCCAGCCGCTGCCCGCCCTGGCCGCACTCGCCCCGGAACACACCGTGCTGCTGGGTACCTTCTCCTCGGTCATCTCCCCCTCGATTGCCTGCGGCTACCTCGTCGTTCCACCGCGCCTGCGCCCGGCCGTGGACCACGTGCGCGAGGTCTTCGGCCAACCCGTCGGCTCTATTCCACAGGCCGCACTCGCCCACTACCTCGCCAGCGGCGCTTTACGACGCCACACCGGCCGCATGCGCCGCACCTACAAACGCCGCCGCAACCTCGTAGCCGAAACGCTTGGCACCATCGATGGTGCGCAACTCCTCCCCATCCACGGTGGCCTTCACGCGGTATTGCTGTGCGACCCAGCCGTGGTCCCCCGCGCCGCCGCCCGAGGCATCAAGCTCACCCCGCTGCGCGATTATTGGGGCGGCGCCGACGCCGAAGACGGCGTCGTCCTCGGTTTCGGCCACCTTAGCGACACCGAGCTGCGCACGAGCCTCACCGCGGTCGCGGCCGCATTACAGGAGTGA
- the pdxS gene encoding pyridoxal 5'-phosphate synthase lyase subunit PdxS yields the protein MTEQVNEQGRATTRVKRGLADMLKGGVIMDVVTPEQARIAEDAGASAVMALERVPADIRAQGGVARMSDPELIEGIVEAVDIPVMAKARIGHFVEAQILGELGVDFIDESEVLSPADYVNHINKWDFDVPFVCGATNLGEALRRITEGAAMIRSKGEAGTGDVSEAVKHLRTIKAEIARLRHLDRDELYVAAKELQAPYDLVAEVAETGKLPVVLFVAGGVATPADAALVRQMGAEGVFVGSGIFKSGNPAARAEAIVKAATLYDDPAELAKLSRGLGEAMVGINVNDVPAPHRLAERGW from the coding sequence ATGACTGAACAGGTAAATGAACAAGGACGCGCTACCACCCGCGTGAAGCGAGGACTAGCCGATATGTTGAAGGGCGGCGTCATCATGGACGTCGTCACGCCGGAGCAGGCGCGCATTGCAGAGGACGCGGGCGCCTCGGCCGTGATGGCGCTGGAGCGCGTGCCGGCCGATATCCGCGCGCAGGGCGGCGTGGCCCGCATGTCTGACCCGGAGCTTATTGAGGGCATCGTCGAGGCCGTGGATATCCCGGTCATGGCCAAGGCCCGTATCGGCCACTTTGTAGAGGCGCAGATCTTGGGCGAGCTGGGCGTGGACTTCATCGACGAGTCCGAGGTGCTCAGTCCGGCCGATTACGTCAACCACATCAATAAGTGGGATTTCGACGTGCCGTTCGTGTGCGGCGCGACCAACCTGGGCGAGGCGCTGCGCCGCATCACCGAGGGCGCGGCCATGATTCGCTCCAAGGGCGAGGCCGGCACCGGCGACGTCTCCGAGGCCGTGAAGCACCTGCGCACCATTAAGGCGGAAATCGCGCGCCTGCGCCACCTGGATCGAGACGAGCTTTATGTCGCGGCCAAGGAACTGCAGGCACCGTACGATTTGGTCGCAGAGGTGGCGGAGACCGGCAAGCTCCCGGTTGTGCTCTTCGTTGCCGGTGGCGTGGCCACGCCTGCCGACGCCGCCCTTGTCCGCCAGATGGGCGCCGAAGGCGTCTTTGTCGGATCCGGCATCTTCAAGTCCGGCAATCCAGCAGCGCGCGCGGAGGCCATCGTGAAGGCTGCCACGCTTTACGACGACCCCGCTGAGCTCGCCAAGCTTTCCCGCGGCCTGGGCGAGGCCATGGTGGGCATTAACGTCAACGACGTGCCTGCACCGCACCGCCTGGCTGAGCGCGGATGGTAG
- the pdxT gene encoding pyridoxal 5'-phosphate synthase glutaminase subunit PdxT, producing MVATVGVLALQGGVEEHLRILDGLGVATRRVRVPRDLDGLDGLVIPGGESSVIDKLARSFGLAEPLRDAAAAGLPVLATCAGLIYCARELENPAPGQQTLGLLDVTVRRNAFGNQRFSEERTVPVTAGEETLDIEASFIRAPLVTRVGEGVEVIATVPGEDGDAVVGVRQGRVTALSFHPEENGDARVHAAWLDSF from the coding sequence ATGGTAGCCACCGTCGGGGTGCTGGCGCTGCAAGGCGGCGTCGAGGAGCACCTGCGCATTCTGGACGGGCTCGGCGTTGCTACGCGCCGGGTGCGGGTGCCGCGCGACCTGGACGGGCTCGATGGGCTGGTGATTCCGGGCGGCGAGTCGAGCGTCATCGACAAGCTGGCGCGTAGTTTCGGGCTGGCCGAGCCGCTGCGCGACGCCGCGGCCGCAGGATTGCCGGTGCTCGCGACCTGCGCGGGGCTCATCTATTGCGCCCGCGAGCTCGAAAACCCCGCGCCGGGGCAGCAAACCCTAGGGCTGTTGGACGTGACCGTGCGGCGAAACGCCTTTGGCAACCAGCGCTTTTCCGAAGAGCGCACGGTGCCTGTGACGGCGGGCGAGGAAACGCTCGACATCGAGGCGAGTTTCATTCGCGCGCCGCTGGTCACCCGCGTGGGCGAGGGCGTCGAGGTCATCGCGACAGTGCCGGGGGAGGACGGTGACGCGGTGGTCGGCGTGCGCCAAGGCCGCGTGACGGCGCTGAGCTTCCACCCAGAAGAAAATGGCGACGCCCGCGTGCACGCCGCCTGGCTCGACAGCTTCTAG
- a CDS encoding NADP-dependent isocitrate dehydrogenase — protein MAKITWTRTDEAPLLATYSLKPIVEAFASTAGIDVETRDISLAARIAAQFPERLTEEQKVEDALAELGKMAKTPEANIIKLPNISASLVQLKKAIAELQAAGYDLPDYPDNPSTEEEKDIAARYDSVKGSAVNPVLREGNSDRRAPEAVKNFVKKHPHRMGEWSKDSKTNVATMADNDFRHNEKSVILDNEDTLSIVLKTADGEQTLLPELPVLKGEVIDGTFMSAKALDEFLLAQVKRAQEEGVLFSTHLKATMMKVSDPILFGHVVRAFFADVYDKYGEELLAAGLNGENGLGAIYEGLKNLDNGEEIKAAFDAALSDGPDLAMVNSHKGITNLHVPSDVIIDASMPAMIRTSGHMWNKNDEEQDTLAVIPDSSYAGVYQAVIEDCKENGAFDPTTMGTVPNVGLMAQKAEEYGSHNKTFKIPAAGTVEVRNSQGEVLISHDVEEGDIWRACQTKDAPIQDWVKLAVNRARLSGMKTIFWLDPERGHDRNIKSLVEKYLKDHDTEGLDISIEDPVTATKTSIERIRRGEDTISVTGNVLRDYNTDLFPILELGTSAKMLSVVPLMAGGGLFETGAGGSAPKHVQQVEEENHLRWDSLGEFLALAESFRHEKQTNGNEKAGVLAATLDKATERLLNEGKSPSRKAGEIDNRGSHFFLATFWAEELANQTDDADLAASFKDVASQLSSQADEIAQALVDAQGNPADLGGYYWPNDEKTSAVMRPVAQFNEIIDGLKK, from the coding sequence ATGGCAAAGATTACGTGGACCCGTACCGATGAGGCGCCGCTGCTGGCGACCTACTCCCTCAAGCCCATCGTGGAGGCCTTCGCTTCCACCGCTGGCATCGACGTGGAAACCCGCGATATCTCGCTGGCCGCCCGCATCGCCGCGCAGTTCCCAGAGCGCCTGACCGAGGAGCAGAAGGTCGAAGACGCCCTAGCGGAGCTGGGCAAGATGGCCAAGACCCCAGAAGCAAATATCATCAAACTGCCGAATATTTCTGCTTCCCTGGTGCAGCTGAAGAAGGCCATCGCCGAGCTGCAGGCCGCAGGTTACGATCTGCCTGATTACCCGGATAATCCTTCCACCGAGGAAGAAAAGGACATCGCCGCCCGCTATGACTCCGTCAAGGGCTCCGCTGTTAACCCGGTGCTGCGCGAGGGCAACTCCGACCGCCGCGCCCCGGAAGCCGTGAAGAACTTTGTGAAGAAGCACCCGCACCGCATGGGCGAGTGGTCCAAGGACTCCAAGACCAACGTTGCCACCATGGCGGACAACGACTTCCGCCACAATGAGAAGTCCGTCATCCTGGACAACGAGGACACCCTGTCCATCGTCCTCAAGACCGCCGATGGCGAGCAGACCCTGCTGCCGGAGCTTCCTGTTCTTAAGGGTGAGGTCATCGACGGCACCTTCATGTCCGCAAAGGCCCTAGATGAGTTCCTCCTCGCACAGGTCAAGCGCGCTCAGGAAGAGGGCGTTCTCTTCTCCACCCACCTGAAGGCCACCATGATGAAGGTCTCTGACCCCATCCTCTTCGGCCACGTCGTCCGCGCCTTCTTCGCCGATGTATATGACAAGTACGGCGAGGAGCTGCTGGCTGCCGGTCTCAACGGCGAGAACGGCCTGGGCGCTATCTACGAGGGCCTGAAGAACCTGGACAACGGCGAAGAAATCAAGGCTGCTTTCGACGCCGCGCTTTCCGACGGCCCCGACCTCGCCATGGTCAACTCCCACAAGGGCATCACCAACCTGCACGTGCCTTCCGACGTCATTATTGACGCCTCCATGCCTGCCATGATCCGCACCTCTGGCCACATGTGGAATAAGAACGACGAGGAGCAGGACACCCTCGCCGTTATCCCGGATTCTTCCTACGCCGGCGTCTACCAGGCCGTTATCGAGGATTGCAAGGAAAACGGCGCCTTCGACCCGACCACCATGGGTACCGTGCCGAACGTGGGCCTTATGGCGCAGAAGGCCGAGGAGTATGGCTCCCACAACAAGACCTTCAAGATCCCGGCTGCGGGCACCGTTGAGGTTCGCAACTCCCAGGGCGAGGTCCTCATCTCCCACGACGTGGAGGAAGGCGATATCTGGCGCGCCTGCCAGACCAAGGACGCCCCGATCCAGGACTGGGTCAAGCTCGCCGTCAATCGCGCTCGCCTGTCCGGCATGAAGACCATCTTCTGGCTCGACCCGGAGCGCGGCCACGACCGCAATATCAAGTCCCTGGTGGAGAAGTACCTTAAGGACCACGACACCGAGGGCCTGGATATCTCCATCGAGGATCCGGTCACCGCTACCAAGACCTCCATCGAGCGCATCCGCCGCGGCGAGGACACCATCTCCGTGACCGGCAACGTGCTGCGTGACTACAACACGGACCTCTTCCCCATCCTCGAGCTGGGTACCTCCGCCAAGATGCTGTCTGTGGTTCCGCTCATGGCGGGCGGCGGCCTCTTCGAGACCGGTGCGGGCGGCTCCGCCCCGAAGCACGTCCAGCAGGTCGAGGAAGAAAACCACCTGCGCTGGGATTCCCTCGGCGAGTTCTTGGCCCTGGCTGAGTCCTTCCGCCACGAGAAGCAGACCAACGGCAACGAGAAGGCCGGCGTTCTGGCCGCCACCTTGGACAAGGCCACCGAGCGCCTGCTCAATGAGGGCAAGTCCCCGTCCCGCAAGGCCGGCGAAATCGACAACCGCGGTTCCCACTTCTTCCTGGCCACCTTCTGGGCCGAGGAGCTGGCTAACCAGACCGATGATGCCGATCTCGCCGCCTCTTTCAAGGACGTGGCTTCCCAGCTGTCCTCCCAGGCAGACGAGATTGCCCAAGCGCTTGTCGACGCCCAGGGCAACCCCGCCGACCTCGGCGGCTACTACTGGCCAAATGACGAGAAGACCTCTGCCGTCATGCGCCCAGTTGCTCAGTTCAACGAGATTATCGACGGCCTGAAGAAGTAA
- a CDS encoding MFS transporter, whose amino-acid sequence MKIIDELSPRSAHEHRVRRRPLPLQTEITTRRRAIVMVAMALGAFAIGTTEFVSMGLLPLIADDFGVSEENASTLITIYAMGVVVGAPLIAAFTGKLPRRRLILLLIGFLVVGNLLSVLAPNYAILMVARFIAGMPHGAYFSVANLSAASMAPPGGRGKAMAYVGMGLAIATVIGVPAAQALGSALGWQAAYLVVVALGIVTAIALFFLMPHMTEMKQTDIRTEFGAFKNSQVWFTVIMGVVGFGGMFSVYTYISWTMTEVAGMDQSLIWVVLMAYGIGMTIGNAFGGWLADRNLEFGIIFALACLIVILTAFYFLSGHAIPATLCFGCVAFMGSTLVPSLQLRLVHVAGDAQTLAAALNQSALNIANAAGATIGGAVVGAGLGYSAPALAGAALAAAGCLVWAATMWDKKRLSRRA is encoded by the coding sequence ATGAAAATCATCGATGAGCTAAGCCCGCGCAGCGCACACGAACACCGCGTTCGCCGCCGCCCGCTGCCGCTGCAAACGGAGATTACCACCCGCCGCCGCGCCATCGTCATGGTGGCCATGGCCTTGGGCGCGTTTGCCATCGGCACGACGGAGTTCGTGTCCATGGGCCTGCTGCCGCTTATTGCAGATGATTTTGGCGTTTCGGAAGAAAACGCCTCCACACTCATCACCATCTATGCCATGGGCGTGGTGGTCGGTGCCCCGTTGATTGCGGCTTTTACCGGCAAGCTGCCGCGCCGCCGGCTCATCCTGCTGCTCATCGGCTTCCTCGTGGTGGGCAACCTCCTCTCGGTCTTGGCACCGAATTACGCCATCCTCATGGTCGCGCGCTTTATTGCGGGCATGCCGCACGGCGCTTATTTCTCCGTGGCTAATCTCTCGGCCGCATCCATGGCGCCCCCTGGCGGCCGCGGCAAGGCCATGGCTTATGTGGGCATGGGCTTGGCCATCGCCACGGTGATTGGTGTGCCGGCCGCCCAAGCCCTCGGCTCCGCGCTGGGCTGGCAGGCGGCCTACCTAGTGGTCGTGGCTTTGGGTATTGTCACCGCCATTGCGTTGTTCTTCCTGATGCCGCACATGACGGAGATGAAGCAGACCGATATCCGCACCGAATTTGGTGCGTTCAAAAACAGTCAGGTGTGGTTCACCGTCATCATGGGCGTGGTCGGCTTTGGCGGCATGTTCTCCGTCTATACCTATATTTCGTGGACCATGACCGAGGTCGCCGGCATGGACCAGAGCCTCATCTGGGTGGTGCTCATGGCCTATGGCATCGGCATGACCATCGGCAATGCCTTTGGCGGCTGGCTTGCCGATCGCAACCTGGAGTTTGGCATTATCTTTGCCTTGGCCTGCCTCATCGTTATCCTGACGGCCTTCTACTTCCTCTCCGGCCATGCCATCCCCGCTACCTTGTGCTTTGGCTGCGTGGCGTTTATGGGCTCCACGCTGGTTCCTTCGCTGCAGCTGCGCTTGGTGCATGTGGCTGGCGACGCCCAGACTTTGGCCGCAGCCCTTAACCAGTCCGCGCTGAACATCGCAAACGCGGCCGGTGCGACCATTGGCGGCGCCGTGGTGGGTGCCGGCTTGGGCTACTCCGCCCCGGCGCTGGCCGGTGCGGCCCTAGCGGCTGCGGGTTGCCTGGTATGGGCTGCGACGATGTGGGATAAAAAGCGCCTTTCTCGCCGCGCCTAG
- a CDS encoding exodeoxyribonuclease III — MTLTIASVNVNGIRAACKQRNENNPGMNAWLEETPAEIVLMQEVRATPEQAEKALAPALEAGWHLALADAAAKGRAGVGILSRTPLADVEVGFGSFTDAGRWIAATTRDIRVASLYLPSGDTGSPKLDEKYRFLDEFQEVLAKNAARTNSDGSPADMVIGGDWNICHRAQDLKNNKANERKAGHLPEERAFMDHVFGAFPDDKPQEKKNLGQWQGVVEYVGGEPWSPAADPQWFDVARRLHPEEDGPYTWWTYRGQAFNNNAGWRIDYQAATRPMLERAQRTWVDKAPTVEQRWSDHSPLLVEYR, encoded by the coding sequence ATGACCCTTACCATCGCGAGCGTTAATGTCAACGGAATCCGCGCTGCGTGCAAGCAGCGCAACGAAAATAACCCCGGAATGAACGCCTGGCTAGAGGAGACTCCGGCCGAAATCGTGCTCATGCAGGAGGTGCGCGCAACCCCGGAGCAGGCCGAAAAGGCCTTGGCCCCGGCCCTAGAGGCGGGATGGCACTTAGCTCTTGCCGACGCCGCCGCAAAGGGCCGCGCCGGCGTGGGTATCCTGTCTCGCACCCCGCTTGCCGACGTCGAAGTGGGCTTCGGCTCCTTTACCGACGCCGGCCGCTGGATTGCGGCTACCACCCGCGATATTCGCGTCGCCTCGCTGTACCTGCCTTCCGGCGATACCGGTTCACCGAAGTTGGATGAAAAGTACCGCTTCTTGGATGAGTTCCAGGAGGTGCTGGCGAAGAACGCGGCGCGCACGAATTCTGATGGCAGCCCGGCCGACATGGTCATCGGCGGCGACTGGAATATCTGCCACCGCGCCCAGGACCTGAAAAATAATAAGGCCAACGAAAGGAAGGCTGGCCACCTGCCGGAAGAACGCGCCTTCATGGATCACGTCTTTGGCGCGTTCCCGGATGACAAGCCACAGGAGAAGAAGAACCTGGGGCAGTGGCAGGGCGTGGTCGAGTACGTAGGCGGCGAGCCGTGGTCCCCGGCCGCAGATCCGCAGTGGTTCGACGTCGCCCGCCGCCTGCACCCAGAAGAAGATGGTCCGTATACCTGGTGGACCTACCGCGGCCAGGCGTTTAATAACAACGCCGGGTGGCGCATCGATTACCAGGCGGCCACCCGCCCGATGCTGGAGCGCGCGCAGCGCACCTGGGTGGATAAGGCTCCTACCGTGGAGCAGCGCTGGTCCGACCATTCCCCACTGCTGGTGGAGTACCGCTGA
- a CDS encoding trimeric intracellular cation channel family protein, protein MTPLFSVLYVVGITAESMTAALSAGRQKLDLFGVTMIASMTALGGGTVRDMILDDPPFTWVEHPIYLVIVIVAAVVTVGMSFLMHYFRHLFLILDALGLAVFSVLGTQIAVHLGHGFIIASVSAVISGVFGGVLRDLLSDRIPLVFSGEYYAAISLLAAALFMALYHGGLAEEPAAIITASVCFIARLAAIYFKKGLPVFEYRDAEQQMDPRLRLSARIVRDGARKAKRKAGAATRYASPITRPLTRPLSRPFKNKTRAFSTAAEGADYDDISSNRIARRPKQQSITRPSGRHSPGARGVNVEQQWSFNKGDVGKRKAPKHKQ, encoded by the coding sequence ATGACGCCACTATTTAGCGTCCTGTATGTAGTTGGTATTACGGCCGAGTCCATGACCGCCGCCTTGTCTGCCGGCCGCCAAAAGCTCGATCTTTTCGGCGTCACCATGATCGCCTCCATGACGGCGCTGGGCGGCGGCACGGTGCGCGATATGATCCTCGATGACCCTCCCTTTACCTGGGTTGAGCACCCCATTTATTTGGTGATCGTCATCGTGGCGGCCGTGGTGACGGTGGGCATGTCCTTCCTCATGCACTACTTCCGCCACCTCTTCCTGATCTTGGATGCCCTGGGGCTCGCGGTCTTTTCGGTGCTGGGCACCCAAATCGCGGTCCACCTGGGACATGGGTTCATCATTGCCTCGGTGTCTGCGGTGATTTCCGGCGTCTTTGGCGGCGTGCTGCGTGACCTGCTTTCAGATCGCATCCCGCTGGTCTTTTCCGGCGAGTATTATGCTGCCATCTCGCTGTTGGCCGCGGCTCTATTTATGGCGCTCTACCACGGCGGCTTGGCTGAGGAACCGGCCGCGATTATCACCGCCTCGGTGTGTTTCATCGCCCGCTTGGCTGCGATTTACTTCAAGAAAGGCTTGCCCGTCTTCGAATACCGCGACGCCGAACAGCAGATGGACCCGCGCTTGCGTTTGTCCGCGCGCATCGTGCGCGATGGCGCCCGCAAAGCCAAGCGCAAGGCAGGCGCGGCCACGCGCTATGCCAGCCCCATCACGCGCCCGCTGACTAGGCCTTTAAGTCGCCCGTTTAAGAACAAGACACGAGCTTTTTCTACTGCGGCAGAGGGGGCGGACTACGACGATATTTCGAGCAACCGCATCGCGCGCCGGCCGAAGCAACAGTCGATTACGCGGCCGAGCGGTCGGCACTCGCCAGGGGCGAGGGGAGTAAACGTGGAGCAGCAGTGGAGCTTTAATAAGGGGGACGTCGGCAAGCGCAAGGCGCCCAAGCACAAGCAGTAG
- the trpS gene encoding tryptophan--tRNA ligase, whose protein sequence is MTADNSTVSRVLSGIQPTADSYHLGNYLGALKQWIDLQDGYDAFYFIPDLHAITVEQNPEELRNRTIAGAAQLIALGIDPEKSTLFVQSHVPAHAELTWVLQCLTGFGEASRMTQFKDKSAKQGSDRTSVGLFTYPILMASDILLYSPDYVPVGEDQRQHLELTRNLAERFNNKYGETFKVPEPFIPEGAAKIYDLQEPTSKMSKSGANPKGLVNLLDAPKTSAKRIKSAVTDDLGSVAFDRDNQPGVSNLLVIQSALTGESIDSLVEKYAGQGYGHLKVDTADALQEFTTPLKERYDELMADRGELERILAKGAETAQEIAQPLVDAVYEKVGFLPRLRK, encoded by the coding sequence ATGACTGCAGACAATTCCACCGTTTCCCGTGTCCTGTCCGGTATCCAACCCACCGCTGATTCCTATCACCTGGGCAATTACCTGGGAGCGCTCAAGCAGTGGATTGACCTGCAAGACGGCTATGACGCTTTCTACTTCATTCCTGACCTGCACGCGATCACCGTGGAGCAAAACCCGGAGGAGCTGCGCAATCGCACCATCGCGGGTGCCGCACAGCTCATCGCCTTGGGCATTGATCCGGAAAAGTCCACGCTCTTCGTGCAGTCGCACGTGCCCGCCCACGCGGAGCTTACTTGGGTACTGCAGTGCCTGACCGGCTTTGGTGAGGCTTCCCGCATGACCCAGTTCAAGGATAAGTCCGCCAAGCAGGGATCGGATCGCACCTCGGTGGGCCTATTTACCTACCCGATCCTCATGGCCTCCGATATCTTGCTCTACTCGCCGGATTATGTTCCGGTGGGCGAGGACCAGCGCCAGCACCTGGAGCTGACCCGCAACCTGGCTGAGCGCTTCAACAATAAGTACGGCGAGACCTTCAAGGTACCGGAGCCGTTCATCCCGGAGGGTGCGGCAAAGATTTATGACCTGCAGGAGCCGACCTCCAAGATGTCTAAGTCTGGCGCCAACCCGAAGGGCCTGGTCAACCTGCTTGATGCGCCGAAGACCTCGGCCAAGCGCATCAAGTCCGCTGTGACGGATGACTTGGGCTCGGTGGCCTTTGACCGCGACAACCAGCCGGGTGTGTCCAACCTACTGGTTATCCAGTCTGCGCTCACTGGTGAATCCATCGATTCCTTGGTGGAAAAGTACGCCGGCCAGGGCTACGGCCACCTCAAGGTGGATACCGCCGACGCGCTGCAGGAATTTACCACCCCGCTCAAGGAACGCTACGACGAACTTATGGCAGATCGCGGCGAGCTCGAGCGCATCTTGGCCAAGGGCGCAGAGACAGCGCAAGAGATTGCCCAGCCGCTTGTCGACGCCGTCTATGAAAAGGTCGGCTTTCTTCCTCGCCTGCGCAAGTAG